The Gordonia iterans DNA window CGCTGGAGCTCGCCGGCCACCCGGGTGCCGTGCTGTACCCGGGCTCGTACTCACAGTGGAGCAATGACGAGACCCGCCCGGTCGAGACCGGCGAGTGAGCCGGTGACCGGGCGGGCCCGGGAGTGCTGAATGCCCCGCGGGATCCGCGAGGTCAGTGGTCGTCGTAATGCCCGTCGTGCGCGGCGTGGCGGTGACCGTCGTGCAGGTAGTCGACGTGATCGCCGTGCGGAACGGCGTCGTGGCCGCAGTTCTCGTCGTGCTCGTGGGCGTGGTCGGCGTGAACCACGTGCTCGGCGGGCTCGCACTCGTCGTAGTGGCCGTCGTGCTCGCGGTGCAGGTGGCCGTCGTGCGCGTAGTCGACGTGGTCGCCGTGCGGGACCGCGGTATGACCGCAGTCGGCGCCGTGCTGGTGGTCGTGGTCCGGGTGCTCGGTGTGCAGGCTCGGCATGGAGGTCCTTCCAGGAAGTATCGCAATATGCGCATTGATGAATGTATTTCCCGGTCGACCCGATGTCAACGCCCCGACGGCCCCGGGGCTCAGCCCTGGCGTGCCTTGAAGCGGGGATTCTTCTTGTTGATCACGAAGATCCGCCCGCGACGCCGGACGACCTGCGAGCCGGGCTGGTTCTTCATGGACTTGAGTGAGTTGCGAACCTTCACGGGTGCTCCTTACTGAAAACAGTTATCAATAAGGAAGAATAGCGGGATCCCGGAACCGGTCGCAAGGTCGCGCGGACGGCTACCCGTTGTGCTGCGAGCGCACCGCGTGCGTGCGCGGGAGGAAACGCCCCGCGATCGGCAGGAGGATCGCGAGTGAGAGCCAGGTCCACTGTCCGGCCTCCGGGCCGAAGCGCAGCGCGATCGGGATAGAGGCCCCGAACACCACGGGTGGGAGCCAGGCGGTGATCAGCCCGGCGGCGCGTTGCACACCCGTCGTCGGATTGCGCTCGAGCCCACGGATCCGGCCGAGCCAGGAGACGGCGATCTGAGCCAGCGAGGCCAGGGCGATGTTCAGGGCGTAGAGGGCAGTGGGCAGTGCGAAGTCCGACGAGGCCGGGTCGCTGATGCCCTGCGTGGTGAACGGGATGACGATCACCAGGCCGACCGCGACGAGGTTCGCCGTCATGGTCGGTCCGTCGAGTCCGCTGAGCTCGCGCATCAGCCGGACGTTGGCCCGCCAGAACGCGACGATCACCACGAAACTCAGTGCGAAGCCGAACAACTGGGACCCGAAACCGGATGCCAGCAGACTGTCGACGCTCCGCCATGCCTCTCCCGGCGGTGCGTCGAGGTTCGCGATGAGCAGGGTTGCCGAGAATCCGTAGATCGCGTCGAAGAACGCAACTCCGCGGCCGTACTCGTTGCTGTCCAGGGAGAAGAAGGTCTGCGGATCGTGCCGGCGTGGCGCCGGCGGCGATGCGGTCATGGACAAAGGATGGCACCGCTGCCGAGCCGCCGCCGGTGGTTCGCCGCGGTCGGCTACACCTGGTCGAGGCGCCGGAGCAGGGTGCGGGTCCGGGCGCGGCGGTCGGGGTCCCGGTCGAAGACGATGCCGACGAACTCGTCGACTCCGGCCGCGGCCACGTCGGCGATCCGCGCGGCGACGGTCTCCTCGTCGCCGATGATCGCCGCATCCGAGGAGTGCTCGAAGCCCTCGCGGTCGAGCATCGCGCGGTAGGAGGGCAGGGCGTTGTACACCGCGAACTGCTCGGCGGCGCTGGCGCGAGCCCCGTCGACGTCGTCGGTCACGGCCACCGGCAGCATGGCCACCACGCGCACCGCGTCTGCGGGGCGTCCGGCATCGACGGCGGCGGCGCGCAGGGTCGGGCCGATGTGATCCCGGAGGGTCCGAGGTCCGGTCATCCAGGTAACCGTGCCCGACGTACGACGTCCCGCGACGCCGAGCATCTTGGGGCCGAGCGCGGCGAGATAGACGTCCGGTGCGGGAATGTCGGTCAACGTGA harbors:
- a CDS encoding TIGR03564 family F420-dependent LLM class oxidoreductase, whose product is MQVSVVWNINARTASATRAVESLHALHNEGFRRVWSTQMPNEPDLLTMIAVAGNSVPEIRFGTGVLPIQNQHPMLLAQRALTANAVVGGRLSLGLGLSHQVVTEGMWGVPYDHPVRRTNEFLDGLLPLLNGEKVSTAGDFVTTRGSLTLTDIPAPDVYLAALGPKMLGVAGRRTSGTVTWMTGPRTLRDHIGPTLRAAAVDAGRPADAVRVVAMLPVAVTDDVDGARASAAEQFAVYNALPSYRAMLDREGFEHSSDAAIIGDEETVAARIADVAAAGVDEFVGIVFDRDPDRRARTRTLLRRLDQV
- the ykgO gene encoding type B 50S ribosomal protein L36; translation: MKVRNSLKSMKNQPGSQVVRRRGRIFVINKKNPRFKARQG
- a CDS encoding TMEM175 family protein, coding for MTASPPAPRRHDPQTFFSLDSNEYGRGVAFFDAIYGFSATLLIANLDAPPGEAWRSVDSLLASGFGSQLFGFALSFVVIVAFWRANVRLMRELSGLDGPTMTANLVAVGLVIVIPFTTQGISDPASSDFALPTALYALNIALASLAQIAVSWLGRIRGLERNPTTGVQRAAGLITAWLPPVVFGASIPIALRFGPEAGQWTWLSLAILLPIAGRFLPRTHAVRSQHNG